In the Bacillus sp. HSf4 genome, CACATGAAGAGGTCACCGTGAAGATGAATGTGAAGCGGGAAGGGCCTTTTGTAGGCGAGTATGTGCTCGGTTTTCCAATCAAGGTCGCGAGCCATACAGAATTTTTCCTGCAATTCACGATTTATCCGGCAAAAATGGCGGATGTTCTGCAAAGCAGGCTGAAGGAAGCTTTGGACCGCTTTACAGGAGAAGGCGGTGCGAAAGAACAATTGATGAGAGAAGATTTCCCTCATGTGTTAATGAAGCTTTGCCGACAAGACGACAATACGTCTCAATCCGCTTCTCAAGAGATGGAATGGGCCAATGATATGGAAAAAGAGACAGCGGGCGTCATCAGAAAGGGAATGCTTGAAGAAGGCCATTCGGAATCCTTTGTTTGCTGGGCGGTCGGTGTTTGGAAATCGTATTGCGACAAAAAGGCGCCGATCATCAAAAAAACCGAAGCATTTGCGGCGGCATTGGAGTACTTTGTCAATACAGTGTCCAAATCGGAAAAATCCGTCTCCCAAGCAAAGCTTGCGAAAAAATACGGTGTCAGCGCATCAACCGTATCGAATCGTTTTAAAGATATTGAATCTGTCTTGGAAGAAGAGCTTGATCAGCATCTTGAGCTGATGCCTTCTTAACATGACAAAAAAACCTTCTGATTGATTCCGGAAGGTTTTTTTAATAGTGTTCATACATGAACAAAATAAAACCGGCCGGATGGCCGGTTTTGTCTTAAGGTGTTATCTCAGAAGCTGCAGCACGCCCTGCGGCTGTTGGTTAGCCTGTGCAAGCATCGCTTGAGAAGCTTGAGTCAAGATGTTGTTTTTTGTATACTCCATCATTTCCTTCGCCATGTCTACGTCGCGGATGCGGGACTCGGCAGCCGTCAAGTTTTCAGAAGATGTATCAAGGTTGTTGATTGTGTGCTCAAGACGGTTTTGCACCGCACCAAGTTTGGCGCGTTCAGCGGATACGGTATCAACTGAACTTTTAATCGTCGTTAATGCTGCAGATGCTGAATCTTTGGAAGAAATATCGATTCCTTTTGTCACTCTGTCTCCGGCAGACAGCTTTTCATCAGCTTGTAAAACGAGTTTTCCGCTAGCATCAGAATATCCTGATTTTTGTTCGACTGTGCTGCCGCCTTCAAGTGCGGAATCGGCTTGTACAACGAGTTTATCGCTAGTATCGTAGTATCCTGCCGGGTTCGTACCATCAGCGTCTTTCCAAGTTGCCGCATCAGTGCCGCCTGTTTGCAGTTTTGTTCCGTCAGCTGACACCGTATAAGTTTTTTCGTCTTTCCAAGTCAGCGTTTTGGTGTTGTCGCTAACGGCTGTCAATGTATCTGCGTCCGTAGCTTCGTAAAGCGTACCAACCTTTAATGTTTCGGCATCCATTTTATTAACGGAAAGGCTGATCGTTTGGCCTTCGTTAGCCCCGATTTGGAAAGTCAGATCTTTAGCTGATCCGTCGATCAGTTTTTTCGTGTTGAATTCGGTGTCGGTTGAAATTCTTGTGATTTCAGAAGCAAGCTGATCCATTTCTTTTTGCAGCTCGGCACGGTCAGTGTCCGTGTTTGTGTCGTTGACCGCTTGTGTTGCAAGCTCGTTCATCCGTTGAAGGATGCTGTGTGTTTCGTTCAATGCGCCTTCAGCTGTTTGGATTAAAGAAATGCCGTCTTGGGCGTTTCTAGAAGCCATGTCTAAGCCGCGGATTTGCGCGCGCATTTTTTCGGAAATCGCAAGTCCGGCAGCGTCGTCTCCGGCGCGGTTGATGCGAAGTCCTGAAGACAATTTCTCCATGTTTTTGCTGGCAGCGTTTGTGCCAGAAGTCAGTTGGCGGTGCGTGTTCAGCGCTGCAATGTTGTGGTTGATTCTCATTTTTCTTACCTCCGTGTGAGTTCTGTTTTGTCAAAAATCTCTTCGGCATCCTTGCCTTGTGAGATTTCCGTCCGGTGAACGAGAAACTCCTAGGAGCATTCATGTTATATAAGCCCTTTAAGTTGTTGAGGCCGTTTCAATTGCGGATCCGTTGTACATCAGTTTTTGCTCCTGGGTGAGCTCGTTGTTCACCTCTGACATTCCATATATCGGCATGAAATTAGAATTTTTAACATAAAAACAAATTTTTTGATGAAAAGATAAAATTTAGGAGTTTAGTAGGAGGTTAATTGAATTGACAAATAAATTGGAAATCAAAAAAGGGGGATCATATGACTTTTGCATCATTAAAATTATATCGCCATGACCTATATATGTCAAAAAATAACCATTATTCCCATCGTGTCTGAAAAATGTGAATTTATTAAGGATATTTAAAGGGTGAGTGACTGAAAAATCGAGGTGGAATGAATCAACATTATATAAAAATAAAATTTGATAGATGTTTGTTTTAATTCGATTTCCAGATGCGGACAGAAGCAGTGGGAATTTTTTCTGACTGTTTCAACGTTCCTCAAGGAATCCTTCATTATTGTCGGCCTCCTTAAACGAGTTTCACCAATCAAATGTCCCCGCCAAGCGCTCCAAAATCATTGACAATTGTTAACTTCGGTTCTGCTGCACCCCAGACGGATGTATCCCGCTTCTTCTTCAGTAAGTCTTCTATGTTGTTTTTGAAGATGCTTCGAGTCTTTCTTTGATCAAGACAAAGCCGTCCAGCTTCAGGCCATTTGCATGTTTTTCCCGGTTCCAGCAAAGGAATGGACGATTCTGGAGTCCGGAAAGGTTTTCATTTTGATTAAATCTTGAGAAAGATATTTTAAGATATCGTAGCCAAACAAAAACAGGGAGAGGGTTATACGATGGATACGATTCTGCTGGAAACAAAGCAACTTCAGAAAAAGTTTGGAAGAGCTAAGGCTCTCTCAGATGTCTCACTGAAAGTCCATAAAAACAGCATTTACGGGCTTTTAGGACCTAATGGAGCCGGAAAGTCGACGACCTTAAAACTATTAACCGGAATTTTGAATCCGACCTCCGGGGAGATTCTTTTTGAGGGACGGAAATGGAAGAGGTCTTTTTTAAAAGAAATCGGCTCTTTAATAGAATCCCCGCCGCTTTACAGCAATCTGACAGCCTTTGAAAATGTTAAGGTCCATGCGACATTATTGGGTATTCCGGATGCGCGAATAAAGGAGGTGCTCAAAATCGTTGATCTTGAGCATACCGGGAAAAAAAGAGCGGGTCAGTTTTCGATGGGAATGAAGCAAAGGCTGGGAATCGCCATTGCTCTTTTGAATCATCCGACATTATTAATACTTGATGAGCCGACAAACGGACTTGATCCGATCGGCATCCAAGAGTTGAGAGAACTGATCAGGTCATTTCCCGAGCAGGGGATGACCGTTATATTGTCAAGCCACATTTTGTCGGAAGTAGAGCAGATCGCAGACCATATAGGAATTATCAGCAGCGGCTGCCTCGGATATCAAGGGAAGATCAATAAGGGGGACGATCTTGAGCGCCTCTTTATGGATGTTGTCAAATCAACACGCGGGGAAGAAGGCGGAGAAAGATGATCAGGCAATATGTAAAAGCGGAGAATTTGAAGTTTAAAAGAACCTTTTCGAGAAAAATGATTTTTCTTGTCCCTTTTATCAATATGTGCTGCGCCTTTTTCATGAACCTCGGATACTTTGTATCAGGTACATATAATTGGTGGTCTATCATTTTGATGCCGGTCCTGATTGCATTGCTGTGTGCATTGTCACATCAAAAGGAAAAGAAAGCGGCAAATTACAACGGGATTTTTTCGCTGCCGATTCAGTTGCATATGATGTGGTATGCAAAAACAGGGGTTATCGCTATCTATTCATTGGCGTCTCAAATGGTTTTCTTAGGCTTCATGTTTGTCATGCAGCTGATCATTCCTCAATTTGCAACTGTCAATTTAACGGTTATGACTGCGAGTCTGCTGCTTTGGATCACGACGTTATGGGAGATACCGCTCTGTTTATTCATCGCTCGAAAGTTCGGGTTTATAGCTGCTGTCATTTTGAATCTGCTGGCTAGCGTCATGTCCGTCATGATGTCGGCAGCAAGCGCTTTGTGGTGGCTGAACCCGTGGAGCTGGTCGATCAGGGTGATGTGCCCTGCGATTGGCATTCACCCAAACGGTTTGCCGCTTGAAACCGGTGATCCTTTGAAAAGCTGGTCGGTTGTTCCATTGGCGGTGGTGCTTTCTGTTCTTTTATGTGCTGTTTTGTTGATGTTGACCAGGCGGTCTTTTTCGCCTGCTGGCGATCGTGGAGCAATAAAACGGGAGGCGGTTTAAGGTGTTGTCATTTTTTAGATGTCTCCTTGCTGATATTAGAAAGAAAAAACGCACTTCCTTTATATGGATGCATGTCACGATTCCTTTTATATGCGCCGGTTTCTTTCTGCTTTATTTCTGCCACAGGGAGCATCAGCCGTATCAATTATATCGGGCATATATTGAAGCGATTGCGGTTGCTCTGCCGCTGCTTATTGGGATTGTCTGCGGAATGACGGCTTCTTTGGAAGAGCAGGCAGGCAAATTTCAAGTGCTGTTAGGGCGTACATCACCCAAATTTGTGGCTTATGTCAGTAAAATGACGCTGCTGCTTTTCATGAACATCTGCGCCATTTACCTGGCTATCGGGCTGTATCTGTTGGGGTTGAGATTTCTTTTTCATGTGCCGAATCTCCCGTATTTTCTTTTTTTAGAGGGCGGGGCCTGGCTGGTCGCTGGAAGCGTTGCGCTCTATTTTATCTATTTTTTGATCAGTTGTACAATCGGAATGGGAGCTTCCGTTCTATTGGGAGGAGCGGGACTTTTGCTGACCGCTCTCATGAATACCGGGCTGGGTGATGCGATTTGGAAATATAATCCTTGGGCATGGGGGATTAGGCTGGCGGAATATAAAGGAATCGAGCAATTCAGCCAAGTCGAAGCTTCCTTCATCACTCTCCTGCATCAAGAAATAAACAGTGGAGCGTTGATTATGGCATTTGCTATAATAGCTTTATTCATTGTGAGCATCATCTGGTTTAGCCGCTGGGAGGGAAAAAAGGCTTATGAATAATGTGAAAAAGGTGGTCGCCAAGTGGCAAAGATTTTGGCAGTAGATGATGAAAAAGATATATTGATCCTCATACAAAATATTTTGCGCCGAGATGAGCACCAAGTTCATACGCTCGATCAGGTGCCGATGGACAATCACAGCGTTTTTGAAGGCTATGATTTGATTTTGCTTGATGTCATGATGCCGGAAGCGGACGGTTTTGATCTGTGCGGGAAAATCCGCCCGATTGTAGACTGTCCGATTCTGTTTCTCACAGCTAAGACGGAGGAAGAAGCCATTGTGAAAGGCCTTATGACAGGAGGAGACGATTATATTACCAAGCCGTTTGGCGTTCTTGAACTGAGCGCCAGAGTAAACGCCCATTTAA is a window encoding:
- a CDS encoding lantibiotic immunity ABC transporter MutG family permease subunit; translation: MLSFFRCLLADIRKKKRTSFIWMHVTIPFICAGFFLLYFCHREHQPYQLYRAYIEAIAVALPLLIGIVCGMTASLEEQAGKFQVLLGRTSPKFVAYVSKMTLLLFMNICAIYLAIGLYLLGLRFLFHVPNLPYFLFLEGGAWLVAGSVALYFIYFLISCTIGMGASVLLGGAGLLLTALMNTGLGDAIWKYNPWAWGIRLAEYKGIEQFSQVEASFITLLHQEINSGALIMAFAIIALFIVSIIWFSRWEGKKAYE
- a CDS encoding SEC-C metal-binding domain-containing protein, with product MGKVKRNGPCPCGSGLKYKKCCGSKEAGFPSVAVQELKQVQKDVMEFAFTEHKETIDQFLNEYTFLSDLEQSAQKICVFNLGVWGVFSQPLAEGGLTIFEDYLQRKGASILRSQTKEAVQSWKKMSPAFMRVKHFTEAGVRFEDAVTHEEVTVKMNVKREGPFVGEYVLGFPIKVASHTEFFLQFTIYPAKMADVLQSRLKEALDRFTGEGGAKEQLMREDFPHVLMKLCRQDDNTSQSASQEMEWANDMEKETAGVIRKGMLEEGHSESFVCWAVGVWKSYCDKKAPIIKKTEAFAAALEYFVNTVSKSEKSVSQAKLAKKYGVSASTVSNRFKDIESVLEEELDQHLELMPS
- a CDS encoding lantibiotic protection ABC transporter ATP-binding protein translates to MDTILLETKQLQKKFGRAKALSDVSLKVHKNSIYGLLGPNGAGKSTTLKLLTGILNPTSGEILFEGRKWKRSFLKEIGSLIESPPLYSNLTAFENVKVHATLLGIPDARIKEVLKIVDLEHTGKKRAGQFSMGMKQRLGIAIALLNHPTLLILDEPTNGLDPIGIQELRELIRSFPEQGMTVILSSHILSEVEQIADHIGIISSGCLGYQGKINKGDDLERLFMDVVKSTRGEEGGER
- a CDS encoding flagellin, with protein sequence MRINHNIAALNTHRQLTSGTNAASKNMEKLSSGLRINRAGDDAAGLAISEKMRAQIRGLDMASRNAQDGISLIQTAEGALNETHSILQRMNELATQAVNDTNTDTDRAELQKEMDQLASEITRISTDTEFNTKKLIDGSAKDLTFQIGANEGQTISLSVNKMDAETLKVGTLYEATDADTLTAVSDNTKTLTWKDEKTYTVSADGTKLQTGGTDAATWKDADGTNPAGYYDTSDKLVVQADSALEGGSTVEQKSGYSDASGKLVLQADEKLSAGDRVTKGIDISSKDSASAALTTIKSSVDTVSAERAKLGAVQNRLEHTINNLDTSSENLTAAESRIRDVDMAKEMMEYTKNNILTQASQAMLAQANQQPQGVLQLLR
- a CDS encoding lantibiotic immunity ABC transporter MutE/EpiE family permease subunit yields the protein MIRQYVKAENLKFKRTFSRKMIFLVPFINMCCAFFMNLGYFVSGTYNWWSIILMPVLIALLCALSHQKEKKAANYNGIFSLPIQLHMMWYAKTGVIAIYSLASQMVFLGFMFVMQLIIPQFATVNLTVMTASLLLWITTLWEIPLCLFIARKFGFIAAVILNLLASVMSVMMSAASALWWLNPWSWSIRVMCPAIGIHPNGLPLETGDPLKSWSVVPLAVVLSVLLCAVLLMLTRRSFSPAGDRGAIKREAV
- a CDS encoding response regulator transcription factor, whose protein sequence is MAKILAVDDEKDILILIQNILRRDEHQVHTLDQVPMDNHSVFEGYDLILLDVMMPEADGFDLCGKIRPIVDCPILFLTAKTEEEAIVKGLMTGGDDYITKPFGVLELSARVNAHLRREQREKHQTKRLISGFLFHFDSKEVWINGQKLHLTKNEYKICELLAVHKGRIFTREEIYDQVYGLDGDAMHSTITEFIRTIRKKCKEYDADPIKTVWGVGYKWE